In Microvirga sp. 17 mud 1-3, the genomic window CCTTATATCCCCGTAAGGGGGCAGCCACCTTCTGGCGGTTTGAGACTAATTCCAACGGCATTCCGTCGTGCATCGGGGATGTAGGGGCTCATGATGGAGCGAATTCAATCTACATTAGAGAAACTGGAACGAGAGATCGCCTTGGTAGCGTATCGGGATAATGGAATGCCTCCTTTGCCGCCCTCGCAGGCGAGTGATCCCGTGTGGAAGAAGCTGCCTCAAGTGAGATTGGATCGGAAGCATACTGCACAGAGCCGGATTGTCACAATTGACCGCTTCGATGCAGCCAGCTTCAGATTTGACATACTCCGGACCAAGGTTCTGAAAGTCTTGCGTCAGAACAACTGGACCTCGGTTGCAATCACTTCCCCGACGCCGGGGTGTGGAAAGACCGTTCTTGCCGTCAACCTAGCTTTTAGTTTCGCCAACTTAAAGGATTGCAGGACCGTCCTTGTGGATCTCGATCTCAGGCGGCCTCAAGTCGGCAATGTCCTTGGCCTGGAGAAGAAGCACTCCATGGAACGGTTCCTGAGAGGCGACAGCTCCATCGAAGAATCCTTCACGCGGTGCGGCGAGAATATTGCTGTAGGTACGAATGAATATCCCGCATCCTGCGCCGCCGAGCTGTTGCAGGATCCTCGGACGGCTCCGGCCATAAGGAGTTTGAAAGAGAAGCTGAAGCCCGATGTTATGATCTTTGATCTACCGCCGATGCTGATCAATGACGACGTGCTGGCTTTCTTGCCGAATGTGGACTGCGTCATTCTGGTCGCCGCCGCCGAGACAAGCACCTTTAGTGAGGTGGATGCCTGCGAGCGGAATTTGGCTCGTGAGTCACAGGTCCTTGGGGTGGTTTTGAATAAATGCAGATATAGCCCCGAGCGGTACGGCTATTAGATCCTGCACGCTAACGAACGTGAGCATAGCTACGCTTTAAAAGGCCAGGCTTTCGCCAGGGGCTGCCTGACAATTGTGAAGCTCTTTCTACGCCCGAGATCTGTCTCGCTTGAATGCTGTACAAGAAGACGAAGCTCAAAGAGAAGCTGGGCGCAGGAGTCTCCTCCTGCGCCCAGCCCTTTGTCGGTTTTCGACTTACAGATAGAAGTCCGAAGCCGCCAGCTTCAGGTTAAGTCCGTGGAGGTCCACCTGGAACTTGAAGCCATCGGTGATGCCGTACAGATGGGTCACGTTGGCAGCCTTGTCCTCAACGGCCCAGATGTGGCCACTCTTTCCACCCTTGGCGTAACCGTCGAAGATGAAGGCCTGATCGCCGCTCCTGGAAGTGTTGGCGTCGATCTTGCGGAAGTCGAGCTTGTCGACGCCATGGACGAAGTCCATGACCTTGTCGCCGTTCGCGCTGTACTTGTCGCTGAACTCGAACACATCACGACCATTCCCGCCGATCAGGGTATCGGCTCCACCCCAGCCATTGAGCGTGTCGTTGCCATCGCCACCGTTGAGGATGTTCGATCCACCATAACCGGTGATGACGTTGTTCAGGCTGTTGCCCGTGCCGTTGATCGCACCCATGCCCGTAAGCTGCAGGTTCTCGACATTGCTGGGCAGTGTGTAGGTGATCGAGCTCTCGACGAGATCGGTGCCCTGACCGGCGAGCTCGATGACCTGATCTCCGGTGTGGTTAACCGTATAGGTATCGTTGCCGGCGAGTCCCTTCAGGATATCTCCGCCCGTCGTACCCTTCAGCGTGTCATGGCCGGAGGTTCCCGTGACAGTATGGTCCGGGTCGGGCGTGGGAGTGGGTTCAGGCGTCGGAGTGGGCTCGGGGGTGGGAGTCGGGGCGGGCGAGGAACCGGCGTATGAATCCGGTGCGGTCTCGGGCGGCAGACCCTTGTCCACATTGGTGTTGTTGGTCATGGTCGGCAGGCGGCCCTGGCTGTCGGCGGTGATCTTCTCGTAGCCGTAATAGCCCTTGACCACATAATTGTCCGACCAGGTCACGTTGGTGATCGGCGACTTGGTGTAGGTGCCCATGTTGTAGACCGGGAAATTGCCCGGCGACGACAGGTAGTTGTGATGGATCGAGACGTTGTCGACCGGACCGAAGGTGTTGGCCACGAAGATCGCCGAAACGCCGATCGGGCTGCCGTCGTTGATGATCGTGTTGTGCGCGATCTCGATGTTCTTCATGGTGCCGACATCACCGAAGATCTGGATGCCGTCGAAATGCTCGTCGGGGCCGCCGCGGAAATCGTGGATGTAGTTGCCGATGATCTTGGAGCCGACCGCACCCTCGAGGTTGATGCCGTTGACGACGCCGCGGATGTCGTTGCCGAGGAACGTGCCGGCGCCGCCGATGCCGGTGCCCGAGCCACCCTGGCCGTCGATGTCGCAGTTCTGCACCACGGCACCTTGGATGCCCTTGTCGATGCGCACCACGTAGAAGTCCTTAGTGGTGATCTTGCAGTTCTTGAGCGTGACGTTATCGGCCTTGATGTAAACCTGGCCACGGATGTCGAGACCCTCGAGCACCGTGCCGGGCTTGGTCACCACGATCCCGCCCGACGGCAGAAGCTTCACCCCGTCCGGAACCCCAGTCGTCGCTGATGTCGGAAATGCCATGATAAATCCTTCTCTAGGTTAAATAAAAAGGTGGATTGTTGAGACGGGCCAAAAGGGGAGCTCTCCGGCCGACATGCAAAGTCAGCCAGGTGATTGGTCGGCCCGACCAATGAGGTTACTCAGGCAGCAAGGTATCGGCGCAGATGTCGCGAGCGCATGCTCCACGGGAACCGAGCCGCAGCTATGAGGCCGTGGATTGCACGCACGTTCGGCATTTGCCAGAGCGCAATAGCGCCTTGGCTCTGCAGTCCCGAGGGACGACTACCGACTACTTGATGACTGAGATGCGAACGGCAGCGGAACTGAACGCACACGAGCTTCCGGCCGTCTCCAGCACTGGGAGAGGTACAGATACGACGTACCCATGTTGCCCAAGGCTTGGATACCTGTCGCTATCTCTCGGAGGTGAAAATGAGTGATTGCATGTGGCCCCTTTGTTTTTTCATACTTAAGCAAGCAGGATCCAGAGACGCCGCCTCTGCTCCAGCGTGCGCCGCACTTCTGGATACACTTAGTCGTTTTCTGTATGCTGATAGAGTGTCGATATATTCTCGAAGGGTCCCTATCTATACATGTAGTACACTTGAAACTGATACGCTCAAGTGCATGGCTCTGAACTACACATTAGGGCTAAGATCAGTCTTGTGATTATGCGCCACTTGCTTGGCAAAATGTGCCAGCTTGGCAAAAAGGCTGAATAAAATGCTCAGAATCATCAATATTGGCCATACTGTGGCACAGTTTAGGCGGAAATCAGCGCTACGTATTCTTGGTAGACGTAGGGGCGCCCCTATATTGGATGCGACAAGGGCGAAGGCGGTTAGTAACAATCATATGTAACATGGCATATATAGGAGAGAATTAGTTAAACAGCCTATGCAAATAGACAGGTCTCGCATTTGTCGAAGGGTCACTGGAAACATATCAGTTCCAATGGAAACCAGAATTGCGCCTGCTGTGGCTTGGACTAGCTCCTTGTGCACTGAAACGGCAATGTGAATTCATTCTGAATGCGTATGAATAGAGTTTTACACTTGGCTGCTATTGTTGCGTTTGCGACTTTCCTTCTGTGTTCGTCGGGCGCTCGAAAAGCGGCGCAATCGAGATATGTGTTGCGAGTCAGTTATTGATTGACGCGCGAGCCGGCTCCTCGACATCGCCTACGATCTTTGCCGGGCATCCCCAGGCTTTCTTGCCGGCAGGAATGTTGGCGTCAACATAGGACATGGCGCCGATGACCGCGCCTTTACCAATATGAACCCCCCGCCTAATAATACTGTTCGGCCCAATATATACGCCGTCTCCAACGGAGGTCGGTGAGTATTCTACAGGCTCTTGTCCTAAAGTGACGCTGCGCCTGACCGTGTCATGGGTATAAATCTGTACCCCTGCTGAAATCGAGCAGTGGCTTCCGATCGTGAGCCTACCTGAACCATCAAGAATAACATTCGGGCCAATCCAGGTGTATGGCCCCACTTCGACCTCACCCAGGATCAGGACGTTGTCATAGCAAGAGGAATTCTCTCCAAACCCATACTCGCGGGCATTCTCCCAGCGATCGGTTATCAGGTCTCCGAAGGAGACACGCCTTTTGAATTTTTCGAGCTTTTCCAATTGCAGAAGTTTCTGCAGTTCTCTCAAGTCCTCAAGCATTGCTGCCCCTTTCCATGATGGATCGCTAAGGCTTTCAGTACGCGCCGCCCGAGTTTCGTCCCAGGTTCAGTACAATTCAAGCCTTGGATGTCGCTTCCACAAATAGCAGTAAGAATAGCGAGGGAATTTAAAAGCAAGGGCAATATTCTATAAAGTTGACGGCCCTCAGCCGTGAGCTACGTCGCAAGTAGTACAACTCATGCCCAGGGTTATGCGCGTGCCGTAGCGCGATAGCTTATGAAACAGAGAGCTGCTTTCGGTTGGGGCAAATGCCTACGGTCAACGTCAAAACGAATGGTCGAATTCACATCACGCATCCTGATCTCGTCAATCTTTATGGGTGCACGATCGGCGACGGAACACGGATTGGGCCGTTTGTCGAAATCCAGAAGAACAGCTTCATTGGTGAAAGGTGCAAGATTTCCTCGCATTCCTTCATCTGCGAGGGCGTCACCATCGAAGATGAGGTCATGATCGCCCATGGCGTCATGTTTACGAACGATCTCTATCCCAGAGCCGTAAATGCAGATGGCGCATTGATGACCGAGCAGGACTGGGAAATGACCCCGACTTTGGTTCGGCGTGGTGCATCCATCGGATCCAACGCTACGATCTTATGCGGCATCGTGATCGGCCGAGGGGCCACTGTCGGTTGCGGAGCTGTGGTGACCCGCGATGTCCCGGATTTCGCAATCGTTGCAGGAGTTCCGGCACGCGTAATCGGCGATAGCCGCAGTCGAACCCGCATCCCTATTCGCGGCGGGGCTGAGAATATCACGCAGAGCATTCAACGGGGGCCGGCATGATCGGGATTGGCGTTATCGGGTACGGGTATTGGGGGCCTAACCTTGCACGGTGCGTGTCGGAGGTTGAGAGTTCAGAACTTGTCTCGATTGCAGATTTCTCTCCCGCCGCGCGCAAGCGCGCTGCATCGCGCTATCCTTCCGCTCGTATCGAGGGGGAATGGCAGACGCTCGTTAGCGATCCAGAGGTCGACGCGGTCATCGTTGCGACACCAACTCGCTGGCACTTCGAGATTGCTCTTGCGGCCCTTCGTGCGGGTAAGCATGTGCTCATCGAAAAGCCGATGGCCTCCTCATCCTGGGAAGCTGCCATCCTGATCGAAGAGGCTGAGAGACGTGGCCTTACACTCATGGTCGATCACACCTTCGTCTACACAGGCGCTGTCCAGAAGATCCGCAGCCTGATTTCAGACGGTGCTGTCGGAGACGTTTACTATTACGACTCGACTCGTATCAATCTCGGCCTCTTCCAGTCGGATGTGAATGTCATTTGGGATCTGGCGGTCCATGATCTCGCAATTCTCGATTTTGTCATGGACGCCCGTCCTTTGGCCGTTTCGGCAACGGGGGCAGGGCATATTCTCGGCAGTCCGGAGAACATGGCCCATATCACGCTTTACCTCGAAGGTGGGGCGACCGCGCATCTCAACGTGAACTGGCTTGCGCCCGTGAAGATCAGGCGAACGCTGATCGGCGGAAGTCAGCGTATGATCGTTTATGACGATGTTGAGCCGAGCGAGAAGGTCAAGGTCTATGATCGCGGCGTCTCCATCTCAGAAGAGCAGAGCGGGGCAAGCAGTACGGACGAAATTCACCGTATGCTTTTGAATTATCGCATGGGTGATGTGTGGGTGCCGCAGCTCTCCGTGAGAGAGGCGCTCCTCACAGAAATAGAGCATTTCACAGCCTGCATCGAAAATCGGCAGAGACCGATCACCAACGGCTCGAGCGGGCATCGTGTCGTCACACTCCTGGAAAGTGCAACGCAATCGCTCAAGAAGCGCGGCCATCCCGTGGAATTGGCCGAAATGAAGGAAGCGTCATGATCCCTTTTCTTGATCTCAAGGCTCAATATGAGACCATACGGGATCCCCTCGAGCAGGCTGTTCTCGATGCGCTCAGGAGTTGCGACTACGTCCTGGGCAGCCCGGTACAGAGATTTGAGACCGCATTTGCGGAGTACTGCGGAAGCCAGGAAGCCATTTCCGTCAGTAGCGGGACATCTGCCCTTCACCTGGCTCTCCTGGCGGCCGGGGTTCGTCCCGGCGACGAAGTCGTTACCGTGCCGATGACATTCGTCGCAACTGTTGCGGCCATTCTCTATGCGGGTGCCAAGCCCGTTCTCGTGGACGTGGACCCAGAAACGTTCACAATGGATGCGCAAGCATTCGAAGATGCCATTACGCCTCGGACACGGGCTGTCCTGCCTGTTCACCTCCATGGTCGCCTGGCCAACATGGCAGATATCTGTGACATCGCTCACAGACATGGAATTGTTGTGATCGAGGATGCCGCGCAAGCCCATGGTGCGGAGCGAGAC contains:
- a CDS encoding CpsD/CapB family tyrosine-protein kinase, translating into MMERIQSTLEKLEREIALVAYRDNGMPPLPPSQASDPVWKKLPQVRLDRKHTAQSRIVTIDRFDAASFRFDILRTKVLKVLRQNNWTSVAITSPTPGCGKTVLAVNLAFSFANLKDCRTVLVDLDLRRPQVGNVLGLEKKHSMERFLRGDSSIEESFTRCGENIAVGTNEYPASCAAELLQDPRTAPAIRSLKEKLKPDVMIFDLPPMLINDDVLAFLPNVDCVILVAAAETSTFSEVDACERNLARESQVLGVVLNKCRYSPERYGY
- a CDS encoding M10 family metallopeptidase C-terminal domain-containing protein, yielding MAFPTSATTGVPDGVKLLPSGGIVVTKPGTVLEGLDIRGQVYIKADNVTLKNCKITTKDFYVVRIDKGIQGAVVQNCDIDGQGGSGTGIGGAGTFLGNDIRGVVNGINLEGAVGSKIIGNYIHDFRGGPDEHFDGIQIFGDVGTMKNIEIAHNTIINDGSPIGVSAIFVANTFGPVDNVSIHHNYLSSPGNFPVYNMGTYTKSPITNVTWSDNYVVKGYYGYEKITADSQGRLPTMTNNTNVDKGLPPETAPDSYAGSSPAPTPTPEPTPTPEPTPTPDPDHTVTGTSGHDTLKGTTGGDILKGLAGNDTYTVNHTGDQVIELAGQGTDLVESSITYTLPSNVENLQLTGMGAINGTGNSLNNVITGYGGSNILNGGDGNDTLNGWGGADTLIGGNGRDVFEFSDKYSANGDKVMDFVHGVDKLDFRKIDANTSRSGDQAFIFDGYAKGGKSGHIWAVEDKAANVTHLYGITDGFKFQVDLHGLNLKLAASDFYL
- a CDS encoding DapH/DapD/GlmU-related protein, translating into MLEDLRELQKLLQLEKLEKFKRRVSFGDLITDRWENAREYGFGENSSCYDNVLILGEVEVGPYTWIGPNVILDGSGRLTIGSHCSISAGVQIYTHDTVRRSVTLGQEPVEYSPTSVGDGVYIGPNSIIRRGVHIGKGAVIGAMSYVDANIPAGKKAWGCPAKIVGDVEEPARASINN
- a CDS encoding acyltransferase gives rise to the protein MPTVNVKTNGRIHITHPDLVNLYGCTIGDGTRIGPFVEIQKNSFIGERCKISSHSFICEGVTIEDEVMIAHGVMFTNDLYPRAVNADGALMTEQDWEMTPTLVRRGASIGSNATILCGIVIGRGATVGCGAVVTRDVPDFAIVAGVPARVIGDSRSRTRIPIRGGAENITQSIQRGPA
- a CDS encoding Gfo/Idh/MocA family protein; the encoded protein is MIGIGVIGYGYWGPNLARCVSEVESSELVSIADFSPAARKRAASRYPSARIEGEWQTLVSDPEVDAVIVATPTRWHFEIALAALRAGKHVLIEKPMASSSWEAAILIEEAERRGLTLMVDHTFVYTGAVQKIRSLISDGAVGDVYYYDSTRINLGLFQSDVNVIWDLAVHDLAILDFVMDARPLAVSATGAGHILGSPENMAHITLYLEGGATAHLNVNWLAPVKIRRTLIGGSQRMIVYDDVEPSEKVKVYDRGVSISEEQSGASSTDEIHRMLLNYRMGDVWVPQLSVREALLTEIEHFTACIENRQRPITNGSSGHRVVTLLESATQSLKKRGHPVELAEMKEAS